A portion of the Lolium rigidum isolate FL_2022 chromosome 1, APGP_CSIRO_Lrig_0.1, whole genome shotgun sequence genome contains these proteins:
- the LOC124689135 gene encoding KH domain-containing protein At4g18375: protein MRHSGKRTSQHRDHEREDRDQKRRPTTYTQESSSVDELVVYRILCPDKVIGSVIGKNGKVINSIRQQTNARVKVVDPYPGADKRVILVYCYVKHRDLSHSDIDVGDDDREPVCAAQNALLKVHDAIVDSLAINNDSEDEEANILVPASQAASVIGKSGAVIKRLRSMSKSFIKVRPKDPNEVTHSCAMSFDNFVQITGDARAVKKALFAVSTIIYKCPSKENIPLETSIQELPPAIILPSELPVYPASNLYPVSDAAMPSGHPSLAILGATRHGSHAPEFTLPADAHGRLPIYQSMVPAIPTYNTPKCSGELVLRVVCPGDKIGLVIGKGGVTIKSIRKESGARVDVDDAKNDREESIITIESTEATDDVKSAAVEAVLLLQAKINDENEDRMYLRLLVPGNVIGCLIGKGGSIINDMRSKSKATIHISKGSKPRRASSSDELVEVLGEVDKLRDALVQIVLRLREDVLKDSVERQNSGKDGKLTVATTEPMYSSSFSMPALLPYSQQITPLRYDQRSESERGSDIYPRSSSYGYSSIQVADDGFGARSSYSSKAYTRRGPDMEMIIPSSGLSKVIGKHGTNLDNIRKISGADIEIIESKSSRHDHVAHISGTSEQRHSAENLIKAFIMST, encoded by the exons ATGAGGCATTCCGGCAAGCGTACCAGCCAACATAGGGATCATGAAAGAGAAGATAGGGACCAAAAGAGGAGGCCAACCACCTACACCCAGGAAAGCTCTAGTGTTGATGAATTGGTTGTTTACCGCATACTTTGTCCAGACAAAGTGATTGGTAGTGTAATTGGCAAGAATGGCAAGGTGATAAATTCTATTCGGCAGCAGACGAATGCCAGAGTCAAGGTTGTTGACCCTTACCCTGGTGCCGACAAAAGGGTTATTTTGGTATACTGTTATGTCAAGCATAGAGACCTCAGTCATAGCGACATAGATGTTGGTGATGATGATAGGGAGCCTGTTTGCGCAGCACAAAATGCCTTGCTCAAGGTGCATGATGCAATTGTTGATTCTCTGGCCATCAATAATGACTCTGAGGATGAAGAAGCCAACATTCTTGTACCAGCTAGTCAAGCTGCAAGTGTTATTGGAAAATCTGGTGCTGTCATCAAGAGACTTCGGTCAATGTCAAAATCATTCATTAAAGTTAGACCAAAAGATCCAAATGAAGTTACACATTCGTGTGCTATGAGTTTTGACAATTTCGTTCAG ATAACTGGGGATGCTAGAGCTGTCAAGAAGGCTCTGTTTGCTGTATCAACAATTATCTACAAATGTCCATCAAAAGAGAACATTCCGCTTGAAACATCTATTCAAGAACTTCCTCCAGCCATTATACTTCCTTCAGAACTTCCTGTTTATCCGGCTAGTAATTTATACCCAGTCTCAGATGCCGCTATGCCTTCTGGACATCCAAGTCTAGCAATTTTAGGGGCAACTCGTCATGGTTCTCATGCTCCTGAATTTACTCTGCCCGCTGATGCTCATGGAAGATTGCCCATTTATCAATCTATGGTTCCTGCTATTCCTACTTATAACACCCCAAAATGTTCAGGAGAGCTAGTGCTGCGTGTTGTATGCCCTGGTGACAAGATTGGGTTGGTTATTGGTAAAGGTGGGGTGACCATAAAGAGTATAAGGAAAGAGAGTGGTGCAAGAGTAGATGTTGATGACGCAAAGAATGACAGGGAGGAAAGTATAATCACCATTGAATCCACTGAG GCCACCGATGATGTCAAGTCTGCAGCAGTGGAAGCTGTTCTGCTGCTTCAAGCAAAGATCAACGATGAAAATGAAGATAGAATGTATCTTCGCCTTCTTGTTCCGGGTAATGTCATTGGCTGTCTTATCGGCAAGGGTGGTTCAATCATTAATGATATGCGGAGTAAGTCTAAGGCAACTATCCACATATCAAAGGGCAGTAAGCCCCGGAGGGCATCTTCCAGTGATGAGCTCGTTGAG GTGCTCGGGGAAGTGGACAAACTACGTGATGCTCTTGTTCAGATAGTTCTAAGACTTCGGGAAGATGTTCTGAAGGACAGTGTGGAGAGGCAGAACTCTGGCAAGGATGGGAAGCTAACTGTGGCCACTACTGAACCCATGTATTCAAGCAGCTTTTCAATGCCAGCTTTACTACCTTACAGTCAACAAATCACTCCATTACGCTATGATCAAAGGAGTGAATCCGAACGTGGTTCAGATATATATCCCCGTAGCAGCTCGTATGGATACAGCTCCATTCAG GTTGCAGATGATGGGTTTGGAGCACGCTCTTCATATTCTTCGAAGGCATACACAAG GCGCGGCCCAGATATGGAAATGATCATTCCTTCTAGTGGCCTGTCAAAAGTAATAGGAAAGCACGGCACAAACTTGGACAATATTAGAAAG ATCTCTGGAGCTGACATTGAAATTATTGAATCAAAATCATCTCGTCATGACCATGTTGCCCACATATCTGGCACCTCTGAGCAGAGGCACTCGGCAGAGAACTTGATCAAAGCTTTCATAATGTCTACATAA